In one Winogradskyella sp. MH6 genomic region, the following are encoded:
- a CDS encoding SufE family protein gives MTIEEIQNEIIDEFSMFDDWEERYQYMIDLGKTLPLIDEQYKTDDHIIKGCQSKVWVHAEMNDDKVEFTADSDAIITKGIIAILIRVFSNQHPKDIIEANTDFIDKIGLKEHLSPTRANGLVSMIKQLKMYAIAYQTQLN, from the coding sequence ATGACTATTGAAGAAATTCAGAATGAAATCATAGATGAGTTTTCAATGTTTGATGATTGGGAAGAACGCTATCAATACATGATAGATTTAGGCAAAACACTTCCATTAATTGACGAACAATACAAAACCGATGACCATATCATAAAAGGTTGCCAAAGTAAGGTTTGGGTACATGCTGAAATGAACGATGACAAAGTAGAATTTACAGCAGATAGCGATGCTATTATTACAAAAGGTATTATTGCTATTTTAATACGAGTATTCTCTAACCAACACCCAAAGGATATTATTGAGGCAAATACCGATTTTATTGATAAAATTGGTTTAAAAGAACACTTATCACCTACTAGAGCTAACGGATTGGTTAGTATGATAAAA